In Fragaria vesca subsp. vesca linkage group LG5, FraVesHawaii_1.0, whole genome shotgun sequence, the genomic stretch TACTCACGCTTCTGATATGATTTTCTCTTTCCCTGTAGTGCTTCTTATCTATGTTCAACTAGATTAGCATCTTTCTAGTTTTTCTGTGGAAGTTATCAACAGTAAGTAGTAGGAATGACAGACTATTCCCATCAAGAATTAATGCACATTGTTTGAATTGACAATAACAAATAATATATCCTGTGATAAGAAAGGGCAAACCTCTTCTTGAAGAAACAACTTCAACTTCATAGACTTCAGCTTGAAAAAGCTTTCACAAAGAATTTTTAGCTTACCAACCTACAAAAATAATATATTATGGTTTTAAAGATATGTTCAACATTCAGAATTCTTGAAAGGAGAGGAGAGATGAAAAGAGAGACTAACCGTTGTGGTGCCTGGGAGTTTCTTCACCAATGAGGGCTTTTCACCCATAGATGCTCCCACGCATTTCAGAGTAACAGCTGCATAATTTTTAATTAATTTTTACTCTTTTTTAGGTCGATGAGAATAAGTTGTAATCAAATAAAATTATAATTCCTACATAGAAGTCCTGTAGCCATCTTCTGAGGGCCTGCTCCTCCTACCAATGGCTTTTCATCCTCAATACCATGAAGAGCCTTGAGCTCAGCAAACCTGTAAATAAGGATAGGTTTATTAGAAAGAGAAAGGACTTATTTAGTTATGTAAGCATTTCCATCAACAGTATTATCCATCAGAAACCCCAACCATGCTGCAGTAGTTCAGTGCATTTTCGTTTGTGTCAGGTAAACTTATATGTTTATATTCCATCTCTTAAGGCTATCCACAACAACATTTTGATTAAACATGCAGCACCTTGGTCATATGACTAAGTTATCAACATACATCTACCAATTCAGATATTATCAAAATTCAACTTTCTGTAGAATTCAGGATCTCCAAGGACATTGGAATCTAAACCATCAATACTCAGAATGCAAGCATAATGCTCTTGCACAACAAGTAATCCAAGTGAACTAAATAGAAAAGAAGAAACAAACCAAGTAAAGTTCTTTTGTTAAGTTAAATGGTATGGCCTTTGTCATCCTTTTGCCAAAATAAAGAGTTAATCAAAAAAGAAAAGAGACCTTGGGTGGAGCAGCTTGATTTCTTGAATGTTTCCGTGCTTTGACATAACTAACCGGACATACCTGCAGAATAAATAATTTCACTTCTGAGAAAATGATTCATATTTGAGTACATTGTGTGCACATAGCCAAACTAACTAAGATTCCTTAATTATCTCTTTCGTGGACACTACCAAGACATCATGACTTTTTGCAAACAACAAGTTTTAATTAATGCTGTAATCAGTGAGTGTGCGATCTGATAAGATCAGAAAACAAAACGTTGAAATTGACTTGAAATTTAGTCGCAAAGTTCTATTCTAAAGTAAGCAGGGATGTTGTTACTCAGGGTCAAGCAGTGAAACTGTATAGAAAGGGAGGTCAACTTTTGAAATGGCAATAGGTTCATATCTTTAACACCCATTGCAGAAAATTTTTAAGAAAGGGCCACCAGGAACACCAGAAAATGGCTTTGAAGTTTGAACCAAAGAAAAGATTTAGAAATCTTTTATCAGCCTCGAGCAATACTGAAGGGAGAGCTCAGACCTTGAACCATATATACAAATTAAATCTTGATGCAAAGAGAGATAACATGGTTACTATTATAGTGATGCAATACTGAAAACTTTATTTTCTTTAACTGAAACTGTATGTCTGCAAGCCCAGATTGTGCCACTGAAGCGACAGGGTGCAACAGAAACAGCACAATAAAAAAAAATTAAAAAAAAAACATGTTCTGATGCACATGGAAGATGTTCAGTTTCAGCAAAGCTATGACATCATTAAATATACAAATAAATTGGCATACACCTGAGGCTGAGACTAGCTGGTACTGACAAAAATCAAGTAATTTGTAGATGAATACAGAACTCCAGAACCTTAAAAATTCAATTGTGCATTTCAGTGGTAAACATCAGACACTGGAAGGAAAAGACATACCGAATCTCAGACTCTTTTCTTTCACGAGAAGTAATCTGAAATTATGTCAAACAAAATTACATCAGACTTATTAAATTAAATTTATCAGACATAAAAAGGAAGCTATTGCCTTATATAACTCCATGATTTACCTCACTCCCATTCAACATTTCAACTTTTCCTAAGCGGGCAACCAAAACAAATCTAGGGGTACCACCCTGTCCTGGATCAGCCACTGGGTTTCCAGAAAGCCTGACATCCTGTTGCACCCAAAAAAGAAGGAAGAAGAATAAGAAAACTCAAAGTGGAAAACAAGGAGAGAGGAATTTTACCATAACATAGATTTGGTGATCTACATTGTGTGAAAGTTGTGATGCAGCTTGAAATTTTCAAACAAATAGCAATTAATCAATTTAGTTGAAAGATTGGCCCATGCAGCAGGCACAGCAAGACCCCACCTCCCCCTTTGTTAAACGGAGCTCGTAAGTTCGACTCCTAAAGTCTAGATAGTTCACCCACAATATAAGGGAGTATGTAGTGTTGTACCTATCATTTGTAAGAATCTTACTATGATTTCAGAACAATAATGAGATAATTAGTTGTGCAACTAGATTTATTAAACTAAACGGCGTTTGAAGAGCAGCAGAGGGAAGGATCTTAACGTGGCAGAGTACAGACGGGTGTCAAGTATAAAAATAATACTGATACGTTAATGAAAAATGCAGGTTGTTGGAGCATCTAGTGTATGGATAGGAAAAAAGTAGGAAGGGGACAAGGAAAATTTTTGAACCATCTATATGTATGCATGATCTACCAGTTGCTAATATTAAATTTATTAATGAACACACATAGACTCAGGTTCATTAAATATTGCAGATACTGCAGCAGGCACTGGAAGCCAACAAGTTTATATATATCACAGAACAAAAGCTAGCTCTTGTAACTAAACCTTACCGCCAATTGTGGGAATGAGTTCAGCGCATCAACAGAGGAAGGGTCCTTAATGTTATTGCCTCCTAGAGTACATAGCGAGGAAGCAACAAGTCAATATAACGATAGCAAATAGAGGTTGCAATAGTCCCGATAGAAGAGTTGTGATAAGTTACCAAGAAGGAGGCAACGCAAATTTTGAAATGGCTTGTGGCCTTTTTCATGTGACTCATGACCATTGAGCAGTTCAAGCATGACACCAGCATCAGGATAAAAGACATTGTTCAAATTGTTATTGTTCAAATGCAGCTGCTCCAAGCTGCATGTAGAAACCACTTTCTCAGGATTATAAATAAAACATTTCAACCATATGTTTTCCAGGTAGCCTTCTGCATTTTTCTTTTTCAGGATTAACCTAAAATTCGTTCAATCCCCCTTCTTTCCAAGGAAATTAGTTCTGAGGAAAGAAAACAATATGATTGCTAACCTTGGTAGCTGTGAAAGTTTCAAGATTTCATTCCATTCATATATACAATTGTCATCCAAATTCAGTAGCCGCAAATTATCAAATCCCTGAACTGTTGAAGAAGACATGGGCTGGAAAAGAAACAAGACCAACAAAGACAGACTATTACGGTAAATATGCAGCAAGTGATTTGAAATCTTAAAAACACCAAAAGAAAAGGAGCTAATGAAAAACAAAATCTAAAAAGAAAAAAACGTAGATTGGAAACCCAAAAACTTCTAGTAGCTAGATTTGAAACTAGTGCCAACATTACTTCTAGAGAACTTAAAAGTTAACCTACTAACCCATTTACCATGTTTGCTTAATGCAGGTACTTCTATTTGATGAAGGTGTTCAAAAGTGTATTGTGACTTTCATATTTTACAGACCCTAAGGCCTATGCTTGTGTTACATTCAAACATTTTCTTTACTTTATGAAAAGCATATTATTTTCACATTTCATGCATTTACAGCTTGCTATGACTGTGTGATACTCCATGTTATATTAACTTACGCTTATACAGATACAAGAGAATAAAACAAGTTGATGATCCACAATGTCATTGATCATGCTGCTCGCTAGGTGACATCAACAAAGCAATGGCATTACAACTTCACATGTTATGCAGGTGGAAAGGGCTCTCCACATACATAAACATTATACATAATTGGATATGTATTGTTGTATAGACAGCTCATATATATCGACTAATAAAAACCTAATATAACAACTTTCTTTGAGATAACAACAGAATCAAATATGCAAGTACTGAACCTTTTTCATCTATATGACTTTGGATCAAGCTATTTAATGTGGATATACCACTAGCTTAAAAAACTTTACTAGATTTTACCTTAATTGTGCTTATATTATTCGCCATAAGATGTAGTTCTTCAATTGCTGGTAATGAATGTTTGAGTACTTCTACCTGCCACATCAAACTGACAATAATTAGCAATTGGATACAGAAAAAGTAAACTGTAAAGAGATATAAAAGATAGAAGATAGGAAAATAGCACAACAGTAAGGAATGGCCACCTGTGTCCAATTTATGCCAACATTGTTTAATACTAAAATACGGATGCTTGTCAATGGCGGCAACCCAACAATATCATGTGACATTAAATTGTAAGATAAATTGAGGGCAACAAGATCAGGCAGCTGTTCACAGATCGTGCCAACGTCCTGCAAGCAAGAATAAACCCAAAAACAGTAAAGCTCAGCCCCAAAGCAAGTTAGAAACAGAACTGTTAAGAAGTATGTACAATCAAACCACAAACTCTAATATCTTCCACTCAAATATATCAAATTTTGAAAGCATTACTATTCAGCTACATTAAATTTGAATGGTAAACTAGATTTCCGTCTGAGTGGCTAAGTAGTAAAATGGGTACATAATATGAGATTGGGTATCAAAATCATTAAACTTAACCATTCAAGTTCCAATAAATACTACAAATCTAATGTCTTTGACACACTAAAACTGTTTTCTTTGTTACAGATGAAAAGAGAAGGAAAATAAAAGGTACATATACCTTCCACTCTGAAATCAGATTTCCAGTCAAGTCAAGCTCCTTCAGATCTGCAATCAAACATCAACAAAGTAAACAACTAATAGCAGAAAAAACTCCAAATTAAACAACTAATGTGGCTGGATATACAAAGTAGACAGCAACAAAGGCACATGTCAAAGCACCAGGAAAAGATGCAGTCTACTGATCACTTCAAGCTGAAGCGAGAACAAGAACAAGATGATAACTGCCAATAGGCCAATAGATATGTGACCAGTTGGCTGCCTACCTTTTTTGTGTACTTTAAGGGAAATTATACAAATTTTTTATACCAATGTACATACAGAAAATCATATATAGATTTATTAGGGTAGATTTGAATGCATAACACGCAGACAACCCTTTTCAAGCCATATTCAAAGAGAACTACTCATTAGTCATGAAAATGGGACTAGAATGAAGAACTGAAAAACAGATGGCAACTGGAAATGGTACTTGGTTGTTTCAACACTCTAGCAAATGTAACTTAGATACAAATTCAATATAATGCATATATGTGTCGAAAAAAACATGATCTCAACCAGAAACAAACTCATTGTTCCAATATCACGAGGAATTAAACATAAAATAACAAAGGTCAGCACTTAGTTATCAAGACTTGTACTTGTTATCAGACAAAGTACTGCATTTATGTTCAATCAAACTTACTCGGCACAACAGCACCGATTTCACATGGGTTTCCAGGAGAGCTAACACCCAAATAAGACGTCGAAGCACTCGTCAACTCTTCAAAGCAGCTCAGCTTGTCTTGAATCTTCTCTTTACCAACAAGTTCCACACTCACACGCTTGTTGCTCGCCGAAAGCACATACATTTCATCTACAAAACACAATGCCCAACACAAATCATCAAGACTAAAACTTCGAAAACTCGCCGAAAGCAAAAGGAGTGATGAGACAAACCCTCTTCTTCTTGGGTGGTTTGGCCTCGATATCTGAGCTCGAGAGCTTGCAGGAACGAGATCCCGGAGCTGAGATTGTGGAGCCGAACAAAGGAGGCGGATGTTTGGGAGGTTGCTTGGAAGTAGTTGATCCCATTGACGGACCCATCATGCTTGCCGTCTCTGTTGTCCCAATCGACTCCGACCCATGTGCCCGAGTAGCCTTCCACGGGGCCCAAGTACCTCACTGTGCCGATGCGGCGGGGGTCGCCGGCGGAGTGGACTCGCTGGCCGAGTTTGAAGTCCGGGGTTGATTCCGGTGAGGGTTGCATTTTCTGAAAGATGATCGGTTGTTGGAGATGTGACTGGAGAAAACTAAGCGGGACTGTATCTTTGTTCTGGGTTTTGATTTCGAACCTGTCCAGTCCCTATGGCTTTTTAAAAAGTAAAAGGTAAAAGTATCATTTTTCTTCTTATTTAAAAAATAAAAAATAAACAAATAATTACGAGCCGGACAATATTTAAACACGCATGTTTCATGTTTGTTTGTTGGCATTAAATGAGACAATATTAAATAAGGAGTCTAGTTTAGTTAATACTGTGTTTGATGTTACTGAGTACAAAAATAAATGAGTTTATGTAGAATCTTGTTTTTATTTTGGCCTCTTTAGATTTTGTTATTGTGAGTCAAATATGTCATCTTTAGATAACACCATCCTTTTAAATTATAAACCAAGTAAACTACCCTCTAATCTCATCCAACACCAAGCATGAATTAAGATTAGTACAACTTAAGGCACTCTACATGAGTCCAGGACAATCCTAAAAAACAAGAAGGTGTAATGCAGTCTTGAGTATCAAATGTGTTTTTTGATGCTAAAGCCCAAACGTGCACTTACTCTGGTCACCCAACACTTGATTCTTCTAATTGCTTCAACAGAAGTAGCAAAAGTGGTAAGTGGCATGATGGTTCTAGCCTAATTTAGTGTGTTCCTCAACATAGGTTTGTGCCTTAAAGCTATTAAAGTGGATAAATACTATGCTTCAATGTTGGTAGAACATTTCTCATGCGCCGAGGGATTAAAGTCTGTGTCTATCATAATACTATCAGAAAAATAAATTATAAGCAACGAATTATAACATTGTGTTTTTTTCTTTAAATGTGTGTAATTGGTTTTTTAACATCTTCTATTCAAGTGAAAAAACAGGGTGTGCTTGTGGTTGAACCTAAATCTAATTTTGATTGTTGCTATCATTAGTCCTTCATTACTTCATTTCATTAGGTTGCGTTATGAAAATCCATAAGTAAAGACAAATCATGTATAATGTGTGTTCTAACACAAAAGTGTGTGATAATTTTTTTTAATGGAAATGAAATTTAAACTTTTCATAGTACAATCTACACACTACTTCTTTGTTTACTAATGATACTTACGTAGAATGTAGAATGTAGAATGTCGATCGTAAAATGGCGTGTGTAAAATTTAGTTTCATATTATTATTTTTTTAGTTTCTTATCTCAAGAAAATATATATATATATATATACAGGGCCCTTCCAATGAGGGATCCCTATTTTAAGCCATTTATAGGGATAGGGCATTACACCAATTTCCCGATTATAATTTTACATCTTCACCGTTCATATCTTAGGTCTATATGAGTAGATCACCTCTACAAAATTTCATATGATTTGGTGATCGTTAAGGCTTTCAAAAGTTCAATTTAGTTTTAATGACCTTTAACGGTTTTAGTTTGACATAAGCTGGACCGTTCAAAATCATTAAAACTAAATCAAACTTTTGAAAGTCTTAACGATCACCAAATCATATGAAATTTTGTATAGGTGATCTACTCATATAGACCTAAGATATGAACGGTGGAGATATAAAAATTCAATTAGGAAGTGGTGTAATGCCCTATCCCTAGAAAGTGGCTAAAAATAAGGATCCCTCGATGGAAGGGGGTTGTATATATATATATATTTTAAATAGTGACCAAAGCGTCGACCTATTTATTTCTCTCGTTCTTCATTTTCTTCAGTTTGAAATTGTGTTTGGTTTTACTTTCCTCTCTCTGCTCAGATCATCGGCCATGGATTCTTCTTCAAACCTCACTCCGCTTCCTGAAGACGCACCCGAATCCAACCTACCACCACCCCAACCCCGCCCTCTCTCCGCCTTCGCCGCCCGCCCCGATCGCCCCGCTACTCAGTCAGTCTCACCTTCACCTCTCAACTCAACTCTTCTAATCTCAAATCTTCACATTCCCCAAATGCTGTTGTTGTTGTTTGCAGGAGTAGCTCCCAGAAGTTCGCCGCTTTAGATTGGAAGCCCTATTTCGACACAGAAGACGACATCTCCATTCCGGGCTCCGACGACGTGAGTTCAATTCTCGCAAGCTTTCTGCTTTCTTAACAATCCCTTTTTCTTATGTGTGAATTTACCGTTTTACCATTTCAGGTGTTTCATGTGTATATGGCAGGAACCGAGGGTCCGGTTGTCTTTTGCCTTCATGGAGGTGGCTACTCTGGGTATGTTTAAATTTTTAGTCTTTTAGGTGTGTTTTGTTCAGTTTGAGCTGAAATGTCTTGCATTTGGTTCGGGGTTTTAGTTTACGTAGCGCACCAGTATCCATTGGCTGTGCAACTATGGTTTTATAACACGACGACGCAGTACAATCTGTGCATTTGGTGTACATATAAGCACATAGATGAATCTAGTTTAATGAGTGTCCTTGTGTTGGTGTAGCAGGGTGCTTATATTGTGTGATTTTGGATTGTATATGTTAGGTACTGTACAAGTACATGGATGGTTTTACGGAGAGCTCAGTTTGAGTGGTCATTATTGATTGAATGCAGCTTATTTCTTCCGTAGTTTAATTCTTAATTAGTATGAAGAGAAGCTTAAGTTTGTTCTTTACTCTACTTATTTTCTATCTTAAAGTAATTATCTGCTTATAGAGATACAGCAGTGGTGGTGTCGTACTTTAGTTTGGGTAGATGAATTGTACTTTAGTTTTATGTTAAATTGTCCTGTTTTTTCATCAAGTGTGTATAATATCTTTGATCCAACTGTTTAGAACTTTCATTGTTACTGGCACTGTCATTGTCTCCTTTCTGCAGAATGTGATTTTCTTCTCTTTTTATTCTTGGAAATTTCCAAGTTGGTATGCTATGCTTTACGTGATTTGTTTTCCCAGGCTTTCATTTGCCTTGTCAGCAAGTCAAATCAAGGAGAAGGCTCGAGTAGTTGCCATGGACTTGAGAGGACATGGAAAGACGATGACAGAAAATGAGACTGATCTATCTATCGAGGTACGGCTACTGTGAAAAGAAGATTGCTCCACCTCATGATAGTTAGATTTCTTAGATAATAATCTTATATAACTAGGGTAATCTATCATGATATCCGCTTAGCTAATTTTTTTTCTCCATCTGCAGACCATGTGCAATGATGTTCAGGCTGTTCTGAAAGCAATGTATGGAGATTCGCCTCCTGCAATTGTGCTTGTTGGACACAGGTGCTTCTCTTTTTCTATATTTTAATTGTTGTCGAAGTTCTCATAGCATATCATGTTTGATAGAGGATCTAGAAAAAAGAGTTTCCTCACAGTATCAAGGGTTTCACAGAAGCTCAGCGATCATGTGTGGGTACCTAAAAATCTTTTTTTTTTTTTGTCAAATGAAGCACTGTGATAAAAACATGGAAATATATTAGCTGTTGTAGGGATAGACTCTTGAGTTTAAAAACATGGAAATATACTAGCTAACTACTATCTTATTAATCAACACAGGCTATCAGCTGTAGTAGGGATAGACGATTCCATATTACTGGTGACTGAAATCTACATGATTGTATTTGTCTTGAGCTTTATGTACAAGGAAAAAAAAAAAGAATCTACTCCCATAGTCTTTTGCACTAAAACCATTATTGACTTATTTCACTATTATACAGTATGGGAGGATCAGTTGCTGTGCATGTTGCAGCAAAAAAAGCACTGCCTAGCTTGGCTGGGCTGGTTGTTGTAGATGTTGTAGAGGTTTGATGACTGTGCATAATTTTTTCCATTTTTGTTTTCTGTGGCACTGTATCAGTCAGAACTCACTTTCTATTGTAAATAATCAGGGAACAGCTATGGCTTCGTTGATACATATGCAAAAAATTCTATCAGGCCGAACACATCATTTTTCAAGCATTGAAAAAGCGGTACCTGTAGTTTCTTTATGATCTTCTTCCTTAAGTACTATTTTTTTTATTGGCAGCAACATGATTGACTTGATGAACTAATTTGCTTGCATCACAATTAGGATGTCATATGAGAACAACAAAAGAAATTAAAATAATCAGATACCTTAATGTTTTTCAAGATATAGAAGATAGGACAAGTGTGTGTGGGAAAGTATTCTGATGGATTTCCACATTCCTTGCAAAACTACCAAATGGTCTGTTAAGGAGTACAGAAAAGTGGCATCCTATAGCACCAAGTCTTAAATGTGAAAAGACAATTGGTTCCCATGGAGTCTGATTTTTCTGAACTGTAATATTTATCTTGCTGCAGATAGAATCGACTGTAAAGGGAGGCTCCTTAAGAAACATTGAGTCTGCCCGTGTATCAGTACCTACCACATTAAAGTATGATGATTCAAAGAAATGGTGAGTACTTCTCTTTTCTATACACTGTTCTGCAATAACTATAAAAACAATTGTTATAGTTTTCTCCACTCCATGGTTGGTTGTTGTCTTGCCTTAAGGATGGCTTCTTCTTTTTTTCATCTTACTCAACATTAACAGGCACAATTTTTTTATTGTTCTGCAGTTACATTTACAAAGCACGACTCGAGGAAACAGAACAATATTGGAAAAGCTGGTATGTTTATATTTTCTTGTCAATAATATTAT encodes the following:
- the LOC101309349 gene encoding tubulin-specific chaperone E-like, encoding MQPSPESTPDFKLGQRVHSAGDPRRIGTVRYLGPVEGYSGTWVGVDWDNRDGKHDGSVNGINYFQATSQTSASFVRLHNLSSGISFLQALELRYRGQTTQEEEDEMYVLSASNKRVSVELVGKEKIQDKLSCFEELTSASTSYLGVSSPGNPCEIGAVVPNLKELDLTGNLISEWKDVGTICEQLPDLVALNLSYNLMSHDIVGLPPLTSIRILVLNNVGINWTQVEVLKHSLPAIEELHLMANNISTIKPMSSSTVQGFDNLRLLNLDDNCIYEWNEILKLSQLPSLEQLHLNNNNLNNVFYPDAGVMLELLNGHESHEKGHKPFQNLRCLLLGGNNIKDPSSVDALNSFPQLADVRLSGNPVADPGQGGTPRFVLVARLGKVEMLNGSEITSRERKESEIRYVRLVMSKHGNIQEIKLLHPRFAELKALHGIEDEKPLVGGAGPQKMATGLLSVTLKCVGASMGEKPSLVKKLPGTTTVGKLKILCESFFKLKSMKLKLFLQEEGSPLPMLLDDEMESLTDLGIGSESTILVDEES
- the LOC101309637 gene encoding protein phosphatase methylesterase 1-like; the encoded protein is MDSSSNLTPLPEDAPESNLPPPQPRPLSAFAARPDRPATQSSSQKFAALDWKPYFDTEDDISIPGSDDVFHVYMAGTEGPVVFCLHGGGYSGLSFALSASQIKEKARVVAMDLRGHGKTMTENETDLSIETMCNDVQAVLKAMYGDSPPAIVLVGHSMGGSVAVHVAAKKALPSLAGLVVVDVVEGTAMASLIHMQKILSGRTHHFSSIEKAIESTVKGGSLRNIESARVSVPTTLKYDDSKKCYIYKARLEETEQYWKSWYEGLSEKFLSSPVPKLLLLAGTDRLDRTLTIGQMQGKFQMVVVRHTGHAIQEDVPDEFASLIINFISRNRIGPHGVEIPGLRRPSQPTP